One segment of Calliopsis andreniformis isolate RMS-2024a chromosome 1, iyCalAndr_principal, whole genome shotgun sequence DNA contains the following:
- the LOC143180500 gene encoding uncharacterized protein LOC143180500 produces the protein MWVDVIEPRGAQIAAKGSDGKEKNNGGVARRVDTSGIRDSHSDMNSDMIEFVSSVIHCILCEVLRIDLLVMATLRSVPELNDNISRAPKNAIVALHRFVFAEDGDRGNRSHLRKFTSFKFAERSEVYSAKIQWAVEEFSLADLITICNVLRIDYTDTTLELASRICRYLTNLQLLCRERRDGDSVETDEESSVNVTMPTFTMSFQDIEDTIPKFDGGDSYPIEVWISDFEDSATLSGWTKLQKLLFAKKSLTGLTKLFIRGERGINSWKKLKSLLLQEFAVKITSAELHRTLIRRKMKREESVQEYFLAVKEIAARGSIETDDNTLIQYVVDGIPEESSKKISLYEACTLVELKTKLEVYQKVKQRSQAQNFGNSQNRASDKTPSRSGSRGIIVPSKETKGEECCYNCNERGHSTSACPKPKRDRGTYYTCGSADHQRRSCPQRASVKQQPTTAASNPATHLVQPQRKMIPSYNVSVNLDIGEINAVLDTGSPLSLLNNNVIPNQIQLEPYIDTLQFEGVNKSRIKILGCLKRKISVQEREVSINFYVVPDSAMSYAFDLSNPVSIRKKIEVETANFISEIMQIDVSDGCLIDEHYVQPRRPEFSVTNLEMELVLKSNHQPFFYRQKRLSYSEKEAVTKIIHDLLDRRIIQPSLSQYCSPIVLIKKKTGQYRMAVDYRDLNKLTLRDNFPIPRINDQIDHLRNKVYFTRLDLKDAFHHIKLKENSIPYTAFVTFMGQFEYFRMPFGLANGPSFVMRFVNTPFQKLLREQKILIYLDDILIATETVEENLEILEEVLSILINNCLELKMEKCVFLLTEIVYLGYNINSAGIKPSADNIQLVTDFPIPRNYRELQSFLGLVSYFRKFIKNFALIAKPLYDLLKSKSDYKWDQEVSLCFETLKKLLISEPVLSIMYVLFLYTPRHRHRRVTSGYAPNLKRTPRIGENMREDARTFDRRKTKGRTRGARGQSYASQRTIHETVFGLTAALERIFADRIRILIVLFCRVLVPINRYKQFYSYTIYSHSAETELHCDASTHGRNHNILVIAENAFERNLTILQDLDPEICNIREKLEQNEDKFYELNNGLVGHQGISKTIEYLTRVYWFPKMKEKVHKYILNCLKCITYATTSNRVESKLHCPSVGNLPFKCLHIDHYGPLEKLSHRQKYLFEVIDSLTKFVKLYPTTSTNSDEVIQHLRTYFSMYSKPTKIVSNCEDIVIYYGETPSLPTDECQSRRHVINRLINPNKEYRCFDIYTCACQHRPRNRFHMSKI, from the exons ATGTGGGTAGACGTGATTGAACCGCGTGGCGCGCAGATCGCGGCGAAAGGAAGCGACGGGAAAGAAAAGAACAACGGCGGCGTCGCGAGGAGAGTCGACAC AAGTGGGATCCGGGATTCACATTCGGATATGAATTCAGATATGATTGAATTCGTTTCGTCAGTGATCCAC TGCATATTATGTGAAGTTTTAAGAATTGATCTTCTCGTTATGGCGACCCTCCGAAGTGTTCCAGAACTAAACGACAATATTAGCAGAGCACCAAAAAACGCAATCGTTGCATTGCATCGATTTGTGTTTGCGGAAGATGGCGATCGAGGTAACCGATCACATTTGCGGAAATTTACCAGCTTCAAATTTGCTGAAAGGTCTGAAGTATATAGTGCGAAGATTCAGTGGGCAGTGGAAGAATTCAGTTTAGCAGACTTAATTACAATATGTAATGTGTTGCGGATAGATTACACAGATACCACATTGGAGTTAGCCTCTCGCATTTGTCGGTATTTAACGAATTTACAATTGTTATGTAGAGA GAGACGCGATGGCGACAGTGTTGAAACAGATGAAGAATCGTCAGTGAATGTAACCATGCCGACTTTTACCATGAGTTTTCAAGACATAGAAGACACAATTCCCAAGTTCGACGGTGGAGATAGTTATCCAATTGAAGTGTGGATATCGGACTTCGAAGATAGCGCAACTTTATCCGGATGGACTAAGTTGCAAAAATTACTTTTCGCCAAAAAATCTTTGACGGGATTAACGAAATTATTCATCAGAGGAGAACGAGGAATAAATTCCTGGAAGAAACTGAAGTCGCTGCTATTGCAAGAATTTGCGGTGAAGATTACAAGCGCCGAACTACATAGAACCTTGATTCGAAGAAAAATGAAACGCGAAGAATCGGTACAAGAATATTTTTTAGCTGTGAAAGAGATCGCTGCGCGAGGATCCATAGAAACTGATGACAACACATTGATACAATATGTGGTCGACGGAATTCCTGAAGAAAGTAGTAAGAAGATTAGTCTATACGAAGCATGTACTTTAGTGGAATTAAAGACTAAATTGGAAGTTTATCAGAAAGTAAAGCAGAGGAGTCAAGCACAAAATTTCGGAAATTCACAAAATCGTGCTAGTGACAAAACTCCATCGCGAAGCGGAAGCAGAGGCATTATCGTTCCGTCGAAGGAAACAAAAGGCGAGGAGTGTTGTTACAACTGCAACGAGCGTGGCCACAGCACTTCTGCCTGTCCTAAACCAAAGAGAGACAGGGGGACGTATTATACTTGCGGATCAGCTGATCATCAGAGGAGGTCGTGTCCTCAACGTGCATCGGTAAAACAGCAACCTACGACAGCAGCCAGCAATCCTGCCACTCATCTCGTCCAACCGCAGCGGAAAATGATACCTTCGTATAACGTTTCTGTTAATTTGGACATTGGTGAGATTAACGCCGTATTAGATACAGGTAGCCCTTTATCTTTATTGAATAATAACGTCATACCGAATCAGATTCAGCTTGAACCGTACATCGACACCTTGCAGTTCGAAGGTGTTAATAAAAGTAGAATTAAAATATTAGGTTGTCTGAAACGAAAGATTTCTGTTCAAGAGCGCGAAGTATCAATTAATTTTTACGTAGTGCCAGATAGTGCAATGAGCTATGCTT TTGATCTTAGCAATCCCGTTAGCATACGTAAGAAAATAGAAGTAGAAACTGCTAATTTCATCTCGGAAATAATGCAAATTGATGTATCGGATG GGTGTCTAATAGATGAGCACTACGTACAACCCAGGCGACCCGAATTTTCAGTAACGAATTTAGAAATGGAATTGGTGTTAAAATCAAACCATCAACCGTTCTTTTATCGTCAAAAACGTTTGTCGTACAGCGAAAAGGAGGCAGTGACTAAGATCATTCACGATCTATTAGATAGAAGAATAATTCAACCGAGCCTTTCACAGTATTGTAGCCCTATTGTATTAATTAAGAAGAAAACCGGGCAGTATAGAATGGCTGTTGATTACCGAGATTTGAATAAACTAACGCTACGTGATAATTTCCCCATTCCAAGAATCAATGATCAAATCGATCATTTGCGAAACAAGGTGTATTTCACTCGTTTAGACTTAAAAGATGCATTTCATCACATAAAGTTGAAAGAGAATTCTATCCCGTATACTGCGTTTGTTACTTTTATGGGTCAATTCGAATATTTTCGAATGCCTTTCGGTCTCGCAAATGGTCCTTCTTTCGTTATGCGATTCGTTAACACACCTTTTCAAAAACTCTTAAGGGAACAGAAAATACTGATTTATTTGGACGATATTCTGATCGCAACCGAAACAGTAGaggaaaatttagaaatattagAAGAAGTTTTATCCATTCTCATAAATAACTGTTTAGAGCTAAAGATGGAAAAATGTGTTTTTCTGCTCACGGAAATCGTATACTTAGGATACAACATAAATTCTGCTGGAATCAAGCCAAGTGCTGACAATATTCAGCTTGTAACTGATTTTCCCATTCCAAGAAATTATCGAGAACTGCAAAGTTTTTTGGGTTTAGTTTcttattttagaaaatttataaaaaattttgcCTTGATTGCTAAACCTTTATATGATTTATTGAAATCCAAATCTGATTATAAATGGGATCAGGAAGTATCGCTTTGTTTTGAAACTTTGAAGAAATTATTAATCTCAGAGCCGGTGTTATCTATT ATGTATGTGTTGTTTTTGTATACGCCGCGACATCGTCATCGACGCGTAACGAGCGGTTACGCACCTAATTTGAAAAGGACGCCGAGAATAGGCGAGAATATGCGAGAAGATGCGAGAACATTCGATCGGCGGAAAACAAAAGGCCGCACCCGCGGCGCGCGGGGTCAGAGCTACGCGAGTCAACGAACGA TACACGAGACGGTTTTCGGCTTAACGGCGGCGCTTGAACGAATTTTTGCCGATCGCATACGCATATTAATCGTACTTTTCTGTCGCGTGCTTGTCCCAATAAATAGATACAaacaattctattcctacaCTATTTATTCTCATTCAGCTGAAACCGAATTACATTGTGATGCGAGCACGCATGG CCGGAATCATAATATTTTAGTGATTGCTGAAAATGCTTTCGAAAGAAACTTAACAATATTACAGGATTTAGATCCGGAAATTTGTAACATACGAGAAAAATTAGAACAGAACGAGGACAAATTCTACGAATTAAATAACGGTTTA GTTGGTCATCAAGGTATTAGTAAAACTATCGAATATTTAACTCGTGTTTATTGGTTCccgaaaatgaaagaaaaagttCACAAATATATATTGAATTGTCTAAAATGTATAACTTACGCAACTACAAGTAATAGGGTTGAAAGCAAATTACATTGTCCTTCGGTAGGCAATCTTCCATTCAAATGTCTTCACATTGATCATTATGGACCACTGGAAAAATTGAGTCATCGGcagaaatatttatttgaagTAATTGATTCTTTAACAAAATTTGTTAAGCTCTATCCAACTACGAGTACTAATTCAGACGAAGTAATACAACATCTTAGAACATATTTTTCAATGTACAGTAAACCTACCAAAATAGTGTCAAACTGTGAGGATATCGTGATATATTATGGGGAAACTCCCTCTTTACCGACC GACGAGTGCCAGTCTAGACGCCACGTGATAAATCGCTTAATAAATCCTAACAAAGAATACCGGTGTTTTGATATTTATACCTGCGCCTGCCAACACAGACCGAGGAACCGCTTTCACATGAGCAAAATTTAA
- the LOC143180579 gene encoding uncharacterized protein LOC143180579, whose amino-acid sequence MELLKNGANGDIRCIFKGLDITQQSVEWSLSSRSILDESPVKVDHSEKTTEFRNILRSGESFNGFNFVRKRFKSLFRYCISEMNFVFDKVFRSDEDVVNITVAKIQST is encoded by the exons ATGGAATTGTTGAAGAACGGCGCCAATGGCGATATCCGATGCATCT TTAAAGGCTTGGA CATTACCCAGCAGAGCGTTGAGTGGAGCTTGAGCAGTCGCAGCATTCTTGATGAATCTCCTGTAAAAGTTGATCATTCCGAGAAAACGACGGAGTTCAGAAATATTCTTCGGAGTGGGGAAAGTTTTAATGGCTTCAACTTTGTCAGGAAGAGGTTTAAGTCCCTGTTCAGATACTGTATATCCGAG ATGAATTTTGTGTTCGACAAGGTCTTTCGAAGCGATGAGGATGTCGTCAATATAACAGTAGCAAAAATCCAGTCCACGTAG